A DNA window from Hypanus sabinus isolate sHypSab1 chromosome 27, sHypSab1.hap1, whole genome shotgun sequence contains the following coding sequences:
- the tmem240b gene encoding transmembrane protein 240 isoform X1 — MLPTANTMIFMFVGTSMVMAIACIVDMNALLDRFHNYILPHLRGEDRVCHCNCGRHHIHYVIPYDADQSVVDSSENYFVTDNVTKQEIDLMLGLLLGFCISWFLVWMDGVLQCVLRAWRTNRRYDDSWSWIPRLCNLKDFRRRSHRQYEESAGNMVHIKQKLYHNGHPSPRHL; from the exons ATGCTTCCTACCGCCAACACCATGATCTTCATGTTCGTAGGGACGTCGATGGTGATG GCCATAGCTTGCATCGTGGACATGAACGCTCTGCTCGACCGATTCCACAATTACATCCTGCCGCACCTGCGCGGCGAAGACCGGGTCTGTCACTGCAACTGTGGAAG ACACCACATTCACTACGTGATTCCTTACGATGCCGATCAGTCTGTGGTCGACTCCTCAGAAAATTACTTTGTGACGGACAATGTGACGAAGCAGGAGATTGACCTGATGCTGGGGCTGTTGCTGGGCTTCTGCATCAGCTGGTTTCTGGTGTGGATGGACGGTGTCCTGCAGTGTGTGCTCCGGGCATGGAGGACGAACAGGCGTTATG ATGATTCCTGGTCCTGGATCCCGAGGTTATGTAATCTGAAGGATTTTAGGAGGCGCTCCCACCGTCAGTACGAGGAATCTGCGGGGAACATGGTGCACATCAAACAGAAACTGTATCACAACGGGCACCCGAGCCCTCGACACCTGTAA
- the tmem240b gene encoding transmembrane protein 240 isoform X2 — protein sequence MLPTANTMIFMFVGTSMVMAIACIVDMNALLDRFHNYILPHLRGEDRVCHCNCGRHHIHYVIPYDADQSVVDSSENYFVTDNVTKQEIDLMLGLLLGFCISWFLVWMDGVLQCVLRAWRTNRRYGVQQFPFGKSRTIRSVEEEHLNFCTFWIVCS from the exons ATGCTTCCTACCGCCAACACCATGATCTTCATGTTCGTAGGGACGTCGATGGTGATG GCCATAGCTTGCATCGTGGACATGAACGCTCTGCTCGACCGATTCCACAATTACATCCTGCCGCACCTGCGCGGCGAAGACCGGGTCTGTCACTGCAACTGTGGAAG ACACCACATTCACTACGTGATTCCTTACGATGCCGATCAGTCTGTGGTCGACTCCTCAGAAAATTACTTTGTGACGGACAATGTGACGAAGCAGGAGATTGACCTGATGCTGGGGCTGTTGCTGGGCTTCTGCATCAGCTGGTTTCTGGTGTGGATGGACGGTGTCCTGCAGTGTGTGCTCCGGGCATGGAGGACGAACAGGCGTTATG gtgtGCAGCAGTTTCCTTTTGGAAAAAGTAGGACCATCAGATCTGTGGAGGAGGAACATCTTAACTTTTGCACTTTTTGGATTGTTTGCTCCTAG